One genomic segment of Misgurnus anguillicaudatus chromosome 25, ASM2758022v2, whole genome shotgun sequence includes these proteins:
- the LOC141362190 gene encoding uncharacterized protein, whose protein sequence is MDSSQPISQARPVSSNSIHSPVTAWQPSCIDSSQCMTSNLSLELSSSETECHQRPTYTELTTVRRRPGEVEARHPTPLSDAGLDFSEQSRHRLPNTHQLIPTNCTAVERLVLEQLGELHLKVDHLTATVQSLCQNRAQNQQPQSSDYDHLLPISTLEELNRFDEKLRQDIDFKKHVIAKLSITGGNSVKKTVWRVCRKVFSPELATQLNWCGRGQKTGIKSRPVHEILQLSVSKNGALPHITEAEIETAIQNWLRLSQDRLGGRRRQRPER, encoded by the exons ATGGACTCTTCTCAAC CGATATCACAGGCCCGACCAGTATCCTCTAACAGTATCCATAGCCCTGTTACAGCCTGGCAACCTAGCTGTATAGACTCTTCTCAAT GCATGACATCAAATTTGAGTCTAGAATTGTCCAGCTCAGAGACAGAATGTCATCAAAGACCAACTTACACTGAAT TAACAACAGTTAGAAGGAGGCCAGGCGAGGTGGAGGCACGGCATCCAACTCCATTGTCCGATGCAGGGCTGGACTTTTCTGAGC AATCAAGACACCGCCTTCCTAATACCCACCAACTCATCCCAACTAATTGCACTG CGGTTGAAAGGCTTGTCCTGGAGCAACTTGGGGAACTTCACCTCAAGGTGGACCATTTAACTGCAACTGTACAGTCACTCTGTCAAAACAGGGCTCAAAATCAACAACCCCAAAGCAGTGACTATGACCACTTACTTCCCATTTCCACTTTGGAAGAGCTGAACCGCTTTGATGAGAAACTTCGGCAAGATATTGATtttaagaaacatgtg ATTGCAAAGCTGTCCATAACTGGGGGGaactctgttaaaaaaacagtGTGGCGAGTGTGCAGGAAAGTATTTTCTCCAGAACTTGCCACCCAGTTAAATTGGTGCGGGAGAGGACAGAAGACTGGCATCAAGTCGCGACCAGTGCATGAAATTCTACAGT TGTCGGTTTCTAAGAATGGTGCCCTGCCACACATCACAGAGGCAGAGATTGAAACGGCAATCCAAAACTGGCTCAGGCTTAGCCAAGATAGACTTGGAGGGCGGAGGAGGCAAAGACCGGAGCGTTAA